ATatagtgaaaaataaatatataaattaataatatagttatataattaagggatagaaatataaaaattaacaatatatatagTAAATAGATTAAGTGGCAGCATCTTAACGAGCGTGCTCGACGAGCATCTTAACGAATCTCTTAACGAGTCTGTTTACGAGTCTCTTAATGAGCCTGTTTACGAGTAATTTAACGAGTCTGTTCACGAGTCGCTTAATGAGCCTGTTCACGAGCCTCTTAACGAGCCTGTTCACGAGCCTCTTAACAAGCCTGTTCACGAGCCCGTTTCACGAGCCTGTTCACGAGTCAGCTCACGAACTTTAACGAGTCGAATATGACGGAGCtcaagtttggctcgtttaTTAAGCTCGAGCTTGGCTCATTTAGAAATCGAGTCAAGTCtgatcgagcttttatcgagtcgagtcttGAATAGCTCACGAATAGCTTGGTTCATTTACAGTCCTAGGAATCTCTCTTCATGTCTTGTCTTTTCACAAGCAAAGTAAATCAATATAAAGAAATCTTTATTTGTGTTCACCGAGTAAATTAGAGTATAGCCATAATTCAAGTCCAATCCATTGGTAATTGCAGATTAGGACACAAACACCTTACGTCTATACTTATCTTCAATTCCAAGGTTCAGCCTGAATTCTACATTAGTTATGTTGTCACTGAGAGTTTTTCACATAGTAATCACACAAATGCAAGTCCAGGTAATCAATGTTGGGTGGCCTTGAGATTGTAGGTTAAATGATTGAAATTCTATTTGCAAGACATTGAAAGAGACAAATGATAGTATTCAATTGGAAAGTGATTCATACTTCCACTATCAATTGTATGCATCCTTTGCAGAAGAATAGAACAAGGTCTAGTAATCAAAGgggtaaaaacaaaaaaaaacgaAGTTAATAAGTACGAAAAATAAGCAACCCAcagatttaatatgatttacTTGGCTATTTCTACGACAGCtaggtttttattatttttttgtgaACTTTCGAATAAGATACACTAagaaatattacatatttaaatatctagaaaaaaatacaaaaagacATATAATATTTGCGATAGTGGAATATGGTGTACAGTTTATAATATATCATTAAGCTCCATATCTCATCATTTACAAGTATAATGCAATGAAGCTGCAAAAGCAAAATTCAAAAAACAGCTTGCAGCTTGAGGAAACTCCACTCAGGAACTTTAAGTTCTCAAGAAATGCTAAAATTTTACTTGTTTGGTTGGCCATTTTTCCTGATCTCACTTCTTTTACTGTAGGGGATAACCCACTTAGGTTACTTCCTAGAAGTCCATGTCCTAGAAAGTAGGCCATTTGAACCAAAACAAGCCAATAATCTCTTGAAACAAAGGCAGCATCATACTAAATTCAAGAATGTAATCCACTACTTTGCAGCAATAAAATAGAAGAGCCACCAACATTCTTGTATTCCAAATCTCTAGCAACTAATCATATAAATAGAAGTGGACAGAGTCTGACCTTAGCTCCTTCATCTCCAATAGGGTTTCCAGACAAGTTTAGAGTTTTTAATACAATGTTTGACTGAAGAACACGATCAAAGGCTTTTATTCCTTCTGCAGTTATTCCATTTGCAGCAAAACTCACTTCCTCTAGAGTCTGAGAGCAGCTAAGATATATCCAGTCAATTCATAACAAATCACTTTTAGATGTACTAATAAATATAGTCTAaccaaataaataagtaaatttatAAGAAACAAAGAATCATAAGGAAATCTGCAGTGAACCATTAAAGAATTTAACCTGATTGTATGCTAAGCTCTCAGCAAGGAAAAATAGTCCGTCATCTCCAAAGTTACACcctgataaatatttaaaaaagtttGAGGTCACATTGATATTGGACTACGTGCATTTATATGACAGCCATAGAATACAAAATTGCATCAACCAAACAAAAGAATGAAAGAACTAaatgcaaaagaagaaaaaaaaaatcatgctcATTGCATTTGAAATGTCGAAGTTATGCTGTAAAAGTTGCTGTCTGGTACACTGTATCATGAAACAGACGTACAACAAGTCAGACACCTGGAACATTATTTTCCTTGCTTAATTTCACTTCATTTCCATTCAATTGGAAACCCTAATCCTTTTTCACAAAATACCAAACCAGTTACAGTCAATTAGCATCCTCAAAAGTCCCTGAAAAATTCTGATAAAGTCCAAAGACTCTTTGCTCATCAGCCTAGGACATACAGTAATCAAACGCCTAAAAGGGGTGCAAAATGGGGTATGTGTgtatgtgtgtgtgtatatatatatatacatatatacatatatattgaCAATAAACATTTGAATTCTGCCATACAAAAGAGAATATTAGAAAATAATGCAGATACAATACAGACATGCAGAAAATGAAATCTATCCTGAAAACCTTAACAGAAGCATATGACATAAACTGTCTAGTTGTTGCTCAAATCAATCTGGCAAGAATACCTGACATGTCAACTATGCTGAATGACCTAATTTCCTTGGCAAATTCATTGAGCTTCTGCTTGGACTCTCTGTCAATCTTTGCAGTGAGACCCGGAAATAAATTTGTGCCAGCAGCAAAAGACCAATTCATTCCTTTTGCAGGAGCCGAAGATTTATTCTCCACCAATGTTGGCCTTTTTGGCTTTGGCATCACGATTTTCTCCACCAATTTCCACAAAACTGTCAGCTGAAGACAAAAATTAGTACATCATTGGAGAAACAAGAGGACTAGATTGATCGGCGTCCACAGCTGTGATGAGAAAGCACATTAAATCTCATATTCCTCTAATCATAGTAAGCTCACTAGAATGACAATCACTCAAGAACAATCATCTCTATACAAATTAATTGGATAAATATATCACTATATTCCTGTCCAATCATCAAGACAATACTTCAAAATGCACCAAACTATCGATACACTTTCTGCACATTAAAATTGACCAGTAAAGTCTCCATACCGAAAGTAAAGGCCATAAACGCGCCGGCGGGCACGACAAAGGACGCAATCTGCTGGACAGGAGCACTACGAAACGCACTCTCTCCTTGAGACTGCCTGTAAACTCTACGGGCATTGGACTGCCGCCGTGAACCACCATCGACCGCCCTCACAACCAGAGTCCTGTACCTGAAACATGTTCGCCTAGAAGTAAACGACAACGCAGTGTTGGAGAAGGACACTAGCACACCGTGAGGACGACCAAAGGCGTCAGACTGTTGGCTAAGTGAAATCTTCAAGAAACAATGGAATTGTTAGTCCACATCTACAGAGTAGAGAAGAGAAAGATGAGGATAACTACGAAGCGATACATTTTACCTTAGGTTGAAAGTAGGGAGAAAGAGTGGAAGTGTAGCCCATAGGTGTGAGTGAGTTTAGATGATGCGCATAGAGCGTACAAGTTCTTATCCGAGCTTAGACAGAGCTGCAGAGACCGGAAACAGATGATGAAAGCGGCGGCTCTCCGGTATGTTCTAAAATCAGTGCTAGAGTTTCTATGTTTTTCTCTATCGGCTCTCTGACTGAACCACGGGTGCGAGAGTTTTAACTTCTTTCTGTAATGGGCTTGGTTCGGGCCGGGTCATGGTCAATTAGATGAAATTAACTTTGACGACTAAGCTCACCAAATGGCCCAATATAAAATATCGAGCCACTTTTCACTTGTAACCAGAATGATTATTAGGCTTTCTCAGCTTATTTATATCGGTCTGCGAAAAACATTGAGATatccatttttttcttttagccCTTTTTTAAGGTGAGAtatcttaaattaattaatggtatatttatattataacaaTTTTTCTAATGAGTGTAATGTTGCACTTATTAAATACAGAAGTTTATTATTGACTTTGCAgtggtaaaataaaaaaaatattttctatgtaTTATTGttcaatattaatattatataattttttagactactaataaaaaattaataataaataatgttccttctattttataatatttatctaaatttttttattattttaaaattactatccatttttttaaaattatagtaaaatataaattaattattataattctatttaattttattttatttttaataaattttttaaaatctcttaatatttaataaaatttaatatatttaaaatgtgtataattaaaaaattaataaaaaattatattttttaatatatataaaaaaaataaaatgaatgaaaattataaaacgGATGAAATAGTTACACTATTACACTTATTAGAGAGGCATgataaagatttaattttatttttaggagAGATAACCATATTTTAGTCTATATGGATCTTATCCctgaaattataataatttcagGTAGAATAATATTACACTCATTTATTTATAGTTTGGTTCATCAAGCTTTCGATATAAGCAATAATTCCCTTTTATCAAAATCCACAAAAACTCATATGCATTGTATTTGTATAACACAAATGCAAGCCTTAAGTGtttgtttcctttttttttttttttttttttccgaagaAGCCTTAAGTTTAGCTCTTTGCCAAATTTGTGCCCTTCCTTTCCTTCAAAGACTCTCTTCCACAAAAATCCCTCTTCATTCTCCACTTACGCAACAAAACTCTCCTACGTTTTTTCTCCCTTCTCATTCTCCCAAACCACCACCATGGCAACTCCTCtttccctcttcctcttcctcctcctcacaTTCATTCCATTTTCCCAATCCAAACTCTCCCTAGACTATTATGCTAAAACATGTCCACAGTTCCAGGAGATAATACAAAAAGTGGTCACCCAGAAGCAAAAGGATTCTCCCATCACTGCCGCTGCTGTTCTTCGCCTTTTCTTCCACGACTGCGAAGTGGGAGGCTGTGATGGTTCCATCCTCATCTCCTCCACAGCCTTCAACAAAGCCGAACGTGACGCTGAGCCAAACCTTGTCCTCCCAGGGGATGCATTTGATGTTATCCTTCGTGCAAAAACCGCCCTCGAAATCCAATGCCCTGGCATTGTCTCCTGCTCTGACATTCTTGCTACTGCCGCTCGCGACCTCGTCTCCATGGTGGGTGGCCCTCAGTACAACGTGCCTCTAGGCAGAAAAGACGGGCTTGAATCCAACGCTTCTCGTGTTGAAGCCAATCTTCCCACACCCAACATGCCACTTTCCAAAGTCATATCTCTTTATACTTCCAAAGGGTTTACAGTGCAAGAAATGGTAGCTTTAGCTGGTGCTCGAACAATAGGATTCTCCCCATGTAAAGAGTTTAGCAATAGGCTTTTCAACTTCAGCAAAACTTCTGATACTGATCCTGCACTTTC
The sequence above is a segment of the Manihot esculenta cultivar AM560-2 chromosome 5, M.esculenta_v8, whole genome shotgun sequence genome. Coding sequences within it:
- the LOC110614441 gene encoding peroxidase 31, encoding MATPLSLFLFLLLTFIPFSQSKLSLDYYAKTCPQFQEIIQKVVTQKQKDSPITAAAVLRLFFHDCEVGGCDGSILISSTAFNKAERDAEPNLVLPGDAFDVILRAKTALEIQCPGIVSCSDILATAARDLVSMVGGPQYNVPLGRKDGLESNASRVEANLPTPNMPLSKVISLYTSKGFTVQEMVALAGARTIGFSPCKEFSNRLFNFSKTSDTDPALSPKYAEALKKLCANYTQDASMTAFNDVITPNKFDNMYYQNLQKGLGLLPVDQAMAVDERTKPFVHLYASNDTAFLQDFGRAMEKLSVYKVKTGKEGEVRRRCDHFNTVNL